One Pseudomonas ekonensis DNA window includes the following coding sequences:
- a CDS encoding ABC transporter substrate-binding protein, whose protein sequence is MRLAALPLLLAPLLLSPLAQAAALSVCTEASPEGFDVVQYNSLTTTNASADVLMNRLVDFDTASGKVVPSLAESWDVSTDGLTYVFKLRPQVKFHSTDYFKPTRDLSAEDVKFSFDRMLDPANPWHQVAQSGFPHAQSMQLPALIKKIDALDPLTVRFTLDHPDSTFLATLSMGFASIYSAEYADRLLKAGTTDKLNSQPVGTGPFVFTRFQKDASVRYKANPDYFGGKPAVDPLIFAITPDANVRLQKLRRNECQIALSPKPLDVQAAKQEPTLKVEKTDAFMTAFVGINSQHPPLDKPEVRQAINLAFDKANYLKAVFEDTAEAANGPYPPNTWSYAKNLPGYAHDVDKAKALMVKAGLKDGFQTTIWTRPSGSLLNPNPSLGAQLLQSDLAEIGIQAEIRVIEWGELIRRAKAGEHDLLFMGWAGDNGDPDNFLTPQFSCAAVKSGTNFARYCNADLDRLISAGKTTSEQGVRSKLYEQAQALIQQQALWLPLAHPTAFALTRKDVQGYAVSPFGRQDYSKITLK, encoded by the coding sequence ATGCGCCTCGCTGCCCTCCCCCTTCTGCTCGCTCCGCTGCTGCTGAGCCCCCTCGCCCAGGCCGCCGCCCTGAGCGTCTGCACCGAGGCCAGCCCCGAAGGGTTCGACGTGGTGCAGTACAACTCGCTGACCACCACCAACGCCTCGGCCGATGTACTGATGAACCGCCTGGTGGACTTCGACACCGCCAGCGGCAAGGTCGTCCCCAGCCTCGCCGAGAGCTGGGACGTCAGCACCGACGGCCTGACCTACGTGTTCAAGTTGCGCCCGCAGGTGAAGTTCCACAGCACCGATTACTTCAAGCCGACCCGCGACCTGAGCGCAGAAGACGTCAAGTTCAGCTTCGACCGCATGCTCGACCCCGCCAACCCATGGCACCAGGTGGCCCAGAGCGGGTTCCCCCACGCCCAGTCGATGCAGTTGCCGGCGCTGATCAAGAAGATCGACGCCCTGGATCCCTTGACCGTACGCTTCACCCTCGACCATCCGGACTCGACCTTCCTGGCGACCCTGAGCATGGGCTTCGCCTCGATCTACTCCGCCGAGTACGCCGACCGACTGCTCAAGGCCGGCACCACCGACAAGCTCAACAGCCAGCCGGTGGGCACCGGCCCGTTCGTGTTCACCCGCTTCCAGAAGGACGCATCGGTCCGCTACAAGGCCAACCCGGACTACTTCGGCGGCAAGCCGGCGGTGGATCCGCTGATCTTCGCCATCACCCCGGACGCCAACGTGCGCCTGCAGAAGCTGCGGCGCAACGAATGCCAGATCGCCCTGTCGCCCAAACCGCTGGATGTGCAGGCGGCGAAGCAGGAGCCGACACTTAAAGTAGAAAAGACCGACGCGTTCATGACCGCCTTCGTCGGCATCAACAGCCAGCATCCGCCGCTGGACAAGCCGGAAGTGCGCCAGGCGATCAACCTCGCCTTCGACAAGGCCAACTACCTCAAGGCCGTGTTCGAAGACACCGCCGAGGCCGCCAACGGCCCCTACCCGCCCAACACCTGGAGCTACGCGAAGAACCTGCCCGGCTACGCCCACGACGTGGACAAGGCCAAGGCGCTGATGGTCAAGGCCGGCCTGAAGGACGGCTTCCAGACCACCATCTGGACGCGCCCCTCCGGCAGCCTGCTCAACCCCAACCCGAGCCTCGGCGCCCAGTTGCTGCAATCGGACCTGGCGGAGATCGGCATCCAGGCGGAAATCCGCGTGATCGAATGGGGCGAGCTGATCCGCCGGGCCAAGGCCGGCGAGCACGATCTGCTGTTCATGGGCTGGGCCGGCGACAACGGCGACCCGGACAACTTCCTCACCCCGCAGTTTTCCTGTGCAGCGGTGAAATCAGGCACCAACTTCGCCCGTTACTGCAATGCCGACCTGGACCGCTTGATCAGCGCCGGCAAGACCACCAGCGAGCAAGGCGTGCGCAGCAAGCTCTATGAGCAGGCGCAGGCCCTGATCCAGCAGCAGGCACTTTGGCTGCCGCTGGCGCATCCGACCGCCTTCGCGCTGACGCGCAAGGATGTGCAGGGTTACGCCGTGAGCCCGTTCGGGCGGCAGGACTATTCCAAGATCACCCTGAAGTAA
- a CDS encoding aldehyde dehydrogenase: MTTLTRADWEQRARDLKIEGRAYLNGEYTDAASGETFECISPVDGRLLGKIASCDAADAQRAVENARATFDSGVWSRLAPTKRKAAMIRFAGLLKQHAEELALLETLDMGKPISDSLYIDVPGAAQALSWSGEAIDKLYDEVAATPHDQLGLVTREPVGVVGAIVPWNFPLLMACWKLGPALSTGNSVILKPSEKSPLTAIRIAALAVEAGIPKGVLNVLPGYGHTVGKALALHNDVDTLVFTGSTKIAKQLMIYAGESNMKRVWLEAGGKSPNIVFADAPDLQAAAESAASAIAFNQGEVCTAGSRLLVERSIKDKFLPMVIEALKAWKPGNPLDPATNVGALVDTQQMNTVLSYIESGHADGAKLMAGGKRTLQETGGTYVEPTIFDGVSNAMKIAQEEIFGPVLSVITFDTAEEAVRIANDTPYGLAAAVWTQDISKAHLTAKALRAGSVWVNQYDGGDMTAPFGGFKQSGNGRDKSLHAFDKYTELKATWIKL, translated from the coding sequence ATGACCACCCTGACTCGTGCCGACTGGGAACAACGCGCCCGCGACCTGAAGATCGAAGGCCGCGCCTACCTCAATGGCGAGTACACCGACGCCGCCTCGGGCGAGACTTTCGAGTGCATCAGCCCGGTCGACGGCCGTCTGCTGGGCAAGATCGCCAGTTGTGACGCCGCCGACGCCCAGCGCGCCGTGGAGAACGCCCGCGCCACTTTCGATTCCGGTGTCTGGTCGCGCCTGGCGCCGACCAAGCGCAAGGCCGCCATGATCCGTTTCGCCGGCCTGCTCAAGCAGCACGCCGAAGAGCTGGCCCTGCTCGAGACCCTCGACATGGGCAAGCCGATCAGCGACTCGCTGTACATCGACGTCCCCGGCGCGGCGCAGGCGCTGAGCTGGAGCGGCGAAGCCATCGACAAGCTCTACGATGAAGTCGCCGCCACCCCGCACGATCAGCTGGGCCTGGTGACCCGCGAGCCGGTGGGCGTGGTCGGCGCCATCGTGCCGTGGAACTTCCCGCTGCTGATGGCTTGCTGGAAACTGGGCCCGGCCCTGTCGACCGGCAACTCGGTGATCCTCAAACCGTCGGAGAAATCCCCGCTGACCGCCATCCGCATCGCCGCCCTGGCGGTCGAGGCCGGCATCCCGAAAGGCGTGCTCAACGTGCTGCCGGGTTATGGCCACACCGTCGGCAAGGCCCTGGCCCTGCACAACGACGTCGACACCCTGGTGTTCACCGGTTCGACCAAGATCGCCAAGCAACTGATGATCTACGCCGGCGAATCGAACATGAAGCGCGTGTGGCTGGAGGCCGGCGGCAAGAGCCCGAACATCGTGTTCGCCGACGCGCCGGACCTGCAGGCCGCCGCCGAATCCGCCGCCAGCGCCATCGCCTTCAACCAGGGCGAAGTCTGCACCGCCGGCTCGCGCCTGTTGGTCGAGCGTTCGATCAAGGATAAATTCCTGCCGATGGTGATCGAGGCGCTCAAGGCCTGGAAACCGGGCAATCCGCTGGATCCGGCCACCAACGTCGGTGCGCTGGTGGATACCCAGCAGATGAACACCGTGCTGTCCTACATCGAGTCCGGCCACGCCGACGGCGCCAAACTGATGGCCGGCGGCAAGCGCACCCTGCAGGAGACCGGCGGCACCTACGTCGAGCCGACGATCTTCGACGGCGTGAGCAATGCGATGAAGATCGCCCAGGAAGAGATCTTCGGGCCGGTGCTGTCGGTCATCACCTTCGATACCGCCGAGGAGGCGGTGCGCATCGCCAACGATACGCCGTACGGCCTGGCGGCGGCGGTGTGGACCCAGGACATTTCCAAGGCGCACCTGACCGCCAAGGCCCTGCGGGCCGGCAGCGTGTGGGTCAATCAGTACGACGGCGGCGACATGACCGCGCCGTTCGGCGGCTTCAAGCAGTCGGGCAACGGCCGCGACAAGTCGCTGCATGCGTTCGACAAATACACTGAGCTGAAGGCGACCTGGATCAAGCTGTGA
- the rpmG gene encoding 50S ribosomal protein L33: MRELIRLISSAGTGHFYTTDKNKRTTPDKIEIKKYDPVVRKHVIYKEGKIK, translated from the coding sequence ATGCGTGAATTGATTCGTTTGATCTCGAGCGCCGGTACTGGTCACTTCTACACTACCGACAAGAACAAGCGTACTACCCCGGACAAAATCGAGATCAAGAAATATGATCCGGTTGTTCGCAAGCACGTGATCTACAAGGAAGGCAAAATCAAGTAA
- a CDS encoding MFS transporter, whose amino-acid sequence MRWATYFAVLASVLSVGLALGVSMPLVSLRLEGWGYGSFAIGVMAAMPAIGVLLGAKVSSHLAARLGTANLMRLCLWGGALSIGLLALLPSYPVWLVLRLMIGVILTIVFILGESWINQLVVEHWRGRLVALYGSSYALSQLSGPLLLGALGTEHDYGFWVGVGLLIAAPLLLLGRSGAPSSEASSVTFGDLWGFSRELPAIAWAVSLFAAFEAMILTLLPVYCLQQGFTAEIALAMVSTVVVGDALLQLPIGALADYLSRRTLFAGCAVVLMLSSLAIPMLIDTLLIWPLWVLFGASAGGLFTLSLILIGERYRDDALVRANAHVAQLWGVGCLIGPLAAGAGSQWISGHALPWFMAAGAFGLVILLSRQGAFGKVPEPA is encoded by the coding sequence ATGCGTTGGGCGACGTATTTCGCCGTGTTGGCGTCTGTCTTGAGTGTCGGCCTGGCCCTGGGGGTCAGCATGCCGCTGGTGTCGTTGCGGCTGGAGGGCTGGGGCTACGGCTCCTTCGCCATCGGCGTGATGGCGGCGATGCCGGCCATCGGCGTGCTGCTGGGGGCGAAGGTGTCCAGCCATCTGGCGGCGCGCCTGGGCACGGCGAACCTGATGCGCCTGTGCCTGTGGGGCGGGGCGCTGTCCATCGGCCTGCTGGCGCTGTTGCCGAGCTATCCGGTGTGGCTGGTGCTGCGGCTGATGATCGGGGTGATCCTGACCATCGTGTTCATCCTCGGCGAGAGCTGGATCAACCAATTGGTGGTCGAGCACTGGCGCGGACGGCTGGTGGCGCTGTACGGCAGCAGCTATGCGCTCAGCCAACTGTCCGGGCCGTTACTGCTGGGTGCGCTCGGCACCGAGCATGATTACGGCTTCTGGGTAGGTGTCGGCCTTTTGATCGCTGCGCCACTTCTGTTGCTGGGTCGCAGCGGTGCACCGAGCAGCGAGGCCAGCAGCGTGACCTTCGGTGACCTGTGGGGCTTCAGTCGCGAATTGCCGGCGATTGCCTGGGCGGTGTCGTTGTTCGCCGCGTTTGAGGCGATGATCCTGACCCTGTTGCCGGTGTACTGCCTGCAACAGGGCTTCACGGCGGAAATAGCGCTGGCAATGGTCAGCACCGTGGTGGTGGGCGACGCGCTGCTGCAATTGCCCATCGGTGCGCTGGCCGACTACCTGTCGCGGCGGACCTTGTTCGCCGGTTGCGCCGTGGTGCTGATGCTGTCGAGTCTGGCGATCCCGATGCTGATCGACACCCTGCTGATCTGGCCGTTGTGGGTGTTATTCGGCGCCAGTGCCGGTGGCTTGTTCACCCTGTCGCTGATTTTGATTGGCGAACGCTACCGCGATGACGCACTGGTGCGCGCCAATGCGCATGTCGCGCAACTGTGGGGCGTCGGTTGTCTGATCGGGCCGTTGGCGGCGGGGGCGGGCAGTCAATGGATCAGCGGGCACGCGTTGCCGTGGTTCATGGCGGCAGGGGCGTTCGGGCTGGTGATTCTGCTGTCGCGGCAAGGAGCGTTCGGCAAGGTGCCGGAGCCTGCCTGA
- a CDS encoding cupin domain-containing protein, translating into MNIQNVVDISQTASEAERYRPDPAKVLKGDPEQAVSNQYDSPCGQMNVGVWEGAVGQWTVNYTEHEYCEILQGVSVLRDNDGNAKTLRVGDRFVIPAGFRGTWEVLEACRKIYVIFEQKA; encoded by the coding sequence ATGAACATCCAGAACGTCGTCGACATCAGCCAGACCGCCAGCGAAGCCGAACGCTACCGGCCGGATCCGGCCAAGGTGCTCAAGGGCGACCCCGAGCAGGCGGTGTCCAACCAGTACGACAGCCCTTGCGGGCAAATGAACGTCGGGGTGTGGGAAGGCGCGGTCGGGCAATGGACGGTGAACTACACCGAGCACGAGTACTGCGAGATCCTTCAGGGCGTCTCGGTGCTGCGCGACAACGACGGCAACGCCAAGACCCTGCGCGTCGGCGACCGTTTTGTGATTCCGGCCGGTTTCCGCGGCACCTGGGAAGTGCTGGAGGCGTGCCGCAAGATCTATGTGATCTTCGAGCAGAAGGCCTGA
- the rpmB gene encoding 50S ribosomal protein L28 — protein MSRVCQVTGKGPVTGNNISHANNKTRRRFLPNLQHHRFWVESEKRFVRLRVSAKGMRIIDKRGIDVVLAELRRDGKV, from the coding sequence ATGTCTAGAGTATGTCAAGTTACCGGTAAGGGTCCGGTAACCGGGAATAACATTTCCCACGCAAACAACAAAACCCGTCGTCGTTTCCTGCCAAACCTGCAGCATCACCGCTTCTGGGTTGAGTCCGAGAAACGTTTCGTGCGTCTGCGCGTATCTGCCAAAGGCATGCGTATCATCGACAAGCGCGGCATTGATGTCGTGCTGGCCGAACTTCGCCGCGATGGCAAGGTTTAA